In the genome of Bradyrhizobium sp. CIAT3101, one region contains:
- a CDS encoding ABC transporter ATP-binding protein, giving the protein MLALDRVSKTYPNGVQALARFSAEIRQGEIIAIIGGSGCGKSTLLCAIAGLDRASSGTVTLDSEAIASPHAKIGIIFQEPRLLPWLSVADNIGFGLADLPAAERREKVARALARVGLADKAQAWPRELSGGQAQRVAIARALVPQPEVLLLDEPFSALDAFTRRDLQDHLLDLWADTRPTLILVTHDVDEAVVLADRVLVMRPRPGRLFDQIEINLGRPRDRNSPLFENFKRSVLTSLDRSLDRNVPDRDATQGPGQAMWW; this is encoded by the coding sequence ATGCTGGCGCTCGACCGGGTCAGCAAGACCTATCCCAACGGCGTGCAGGCGCTGGCGCGCTTCTCCGCCGAGATCAGGCAGGGCGAGATCATCGCCATCATCGGCGGTTCCGGCTGCGGCAAATCAACGTTGCTCTGCGCCATCGCCGGCCTCGACCGCGCCAGCTCGGGCACGGTGACGCTCGACAGCGAAGCGATCGCCTCGCCGCATGCCAAGATCGGCATCATCTTCCAGGAGCCGCGGCTGCTGCCCTGGCTCAGTGTCGCCGACAATATCGGGTTTGGACTTGCCGATCTCCCGGCCGCCGAGCGACGCGAGAAGGTGGCGCGCGCGCTGGCACGTGTGGGACTTGCCGACAAGGCGCAGGCCTGGCCGCGCGAGCTCTCCGGCGGTCAGGCGCAGCGCGTTGCGATCGCCCGCGCGCTGGTGCCGCAGCCCGAAGTGCTTCTGCTCGACGAGCCGTTCTCGGCGCTCGACGCCTTCACCCGCAGGGACCTGCAGGATCATCTGCTCGACCTCTGGGCCGATACGCGCCCGACCTTGATCCTCGTCACACATGACGTCGACGAGGCCGTGGTGCTGGCCGATCGCGTGCTGGTGATGCGGCCGCGGCCGGGCCGGCTGTTTGACCAGATCGAGATCAATCTCGGCCGACCGCGCGACCGCAATTCGCCGCTGTTCGAGAATTTCAAGCGAAGTGTGCTGACGTCACTCGACCGTTCGCTCGACCGCAACGTGCCCGACCGTGACGCAACCCAGGGTCCCGGTCAGGCCATGTGGTGGTGA
- a CDS encoding phosphotransferase — translation MTSSQLPAVAEPGYLTAALRKAGALDAGAVREVKVLHERDTVVSHITRLGLRYVGESGGSPQTLILKTPHADFAKTLANGGRHELDFYTMLAPRMPRGLVPRCFDGRFDEDTLNWHLLLEDLTDSHELATVPTLPPSRDQSMAIVTTLAGMHATWWNHADLGETVGTWASAEDSAAHLETFAGHYDRFADELGDRLSEERRILYRRLIEQSARLSQRYHSRRHISIVHGDAHTWNFLLPRAGVADTVRIFDFDLWGINVPTNDLAYMMAIQWYPDRRQALERALLNRYHETLLAHGVTGYTRGALDQDYRWSVLWHITKPVWQWAINVPPGIWWNNLERVMMAVEDLGCEELL, via the coding sequence ATGACATCCTCACAACTGCCGGCGGTCGCTGAACCCGGTTACCTCACGGCCGCGCTGCGCAAGGCCGGCGCGCTGGATGCCGGGGCCGTGCGCGAGGTGAAGGTGCTGCACGAGCGCGACACGGTCGTGTCGCACATCACCCGGCTCGGCCTGCGCTATGTCGGAGAATCCGGCGGTTCGCCGCAGACGCTGATCCTCAAGACGCCGCATGCCGACTTTGCCAAGACGCTCGCCAATGGCGGCCGGCACGAGCTGGACTTCTATACGATGCTGGCACCGCGCATGCCGCGGGGGTTGGTGCCGCGCTGCTTCGACGGACGTTTCGACGAGGACACCCTCAACTGGCATCTCCTGCTTGAAGATCTCACCGATAGTCATGAACTTGCGACCGTGCCGACGCTGCCACCGTCGCGAGATCAGTCCATGGCCATCGTCACGACGTTGGCGGGCATGCATGCGACGTGGTGGAATCATGCCGACCTCGGCGAGACCGTCGGCACCTGGGCAAGCGCCGAGGATAGCGCGGCGCATTTGGAGACGTTCGCCGGTCATTACGATCGCTTCGCCGATGAGCTCGGCGATCGCCTGAGTGAGGAGCGACGCATTCTCTATCGCCGGCTCATCGAACAGTCGGCCCGGCTGTCGCAGCGCTATCATTCGCGGCGCCACATCAGCATTGTCCATGGCGACGCGCATACCTGGAACTTCCTGCTGCCGCGCGCGGGCGTCGCCGACACCGTGCGCATCTTCGATTTCGATCTGTGGGGCATCAATGTGCCCACCAACGACCTTGCCTACATGATGGCGATCCAATGGTATCCGGATCGTCGGCAGGCGCTCGAGCGGGCGCTGCTTAATCGCTACCACGAGACGCTGCTCGCACATGGCGTGACCGGCTACACACGCGGCGCGCTCGACCAGGATTATCGCTGGTCGGTGCTCTGGCACATCACCAAGCCGGTCTGGCAATGGGCGATCAACGTCCCACCAGGGATCTGGTGGAACAATCTGGAGCGGGTGATGATGGCAGTCGAGGATCTCGGCTGCGAGGAGTTGTTGTAG
- a CDS encoding PAS domain-containing methyl-accepting chemotaxis protein → MFGRKSRGNADAQLAAISRSQAMIEFKLDGTIITANKNFLDALGYRLDEIQGKHHSMFVPADQRDNAEYKAFWAALNRGEYQAREFKRIAKGGREVWIEASYNPVLDGDGKAVMVAKIATDITEKKIRSMTDASKIAANSRAQAVIEFKLDGTIVTANENFCKALGYSLAEIEGKHHSLFVEQAERDSAAYREFWARLNRGEYRAGEFKRVGKGGREVWILASYNPLLDENGKPFGVVKYATDVTAEKLKNADLAGQMSAIDKAQAVIEFNMDGTIITANANFLATLGYSLAEIQGKHHSMFVEPGERDGAAYREFWAALGRGQYQAAEYKRIGKGGREVYIQASYNPILDLNGKPFKVVKYATDTTRQVLVRMGNERVRAMMESVAAGSEELNASVREISEAMTKSRETAMSAVDQVASADAQAQRLTEAAQAMSGIIEMINSITGQINLLALNATIESARAGEAGRGFAVVASEVKSLANQARQATDKIGQEIGSLNGISGDVVSALGSIKQAINNVSEYVTSTAAAVEEQSTVTSEMSTSMQRAAAEAAAIAARA, encoded by the coding sequence ATGTTTGGTCGTAAGTCCCGCGGTAACGCCGATGCACAGCTTGCCGCTATCAGCCGCTCGCAGGCGATGATCGAATTCAAACTTGATGGGACGATCATCACGGCCAACAAGAATTTTCTCGATGCTCTCGGCTACCGGCTTGACGAAATCCAGGGCAAGCATCACTCCATGTTCGTGCCGGCCGACCAGCGCGACAACGCCGAGTACAAGGCGTTCTGGGCCGCGCTGAACCGTGGCGAGTATCAGGCGCGCGAGTTCAAGCGGATCGCGAAGGGCGGTCGCGAGGTCTGGATCGAAGCATCCTACAATCCGGTGCTCGACGGCGACGGCAAGGCGGTGATGGTTGCCAAGATTGCGACCGACATCACCGAGAAGAAAATCCGGAGCATGACGGACGCCTCGAAGATCGCCGCCAACAGCCGCGCCCAGGCCGTGATCGAGTTCAAGCTCGACGGCACCATCGTCACCGCCAACGAGAATTTCTGCAAGGCGCTCGGCTATTCGCTCGCCGAGATCGAGGGCAAGCATCACAGCCTGTTCGTGGAGCAGGCCGAGCGCGACAGCGCGGCCTATCGCGAATTCTGGGCCAGGCTCAACCGCGGCGAATACCGGGCCGGCGAGTTCAAGCGCGTCGGCAAGGGTGGCCGCGAGGTCTGGATCCTCGCCTCCTACAATCCGCTGCTCGACGAGAACGGCAAGCCGTTCGGCGTCGTCAAATACGCAACCGACGTGACCGCGGAGAAGCTGAAGAACGCGGATCTCGCCGGTCAGATGTCGGCGATCGACAAGGCGCAGGCCGTGATCGAGTTCAACATGGACGGCACGATCATCACCGCGAACGCCAACTTCCTCGCCACGCTCGGCTATTCGCTGGCCGAGATCCAGGGCAAGCATCACAGCATGTTCGTCGAGCCCGGTGAGCGCGATGGCGCGGCCTATCGCGAGTTCTGGGCGGCGCTTGGCCGCGGCCAGTACCAGGCGGCCGAGTACAAGCGCATCGGCAAGGGCGGCCGGGAGGTCTACATCCAGGCTTCCTACAACCCGATCCTCGATCTCAACGGCAAGCCGTTCAAGGTCGTGAAATACGCCACCGACACCACGCGGCAGGTGCTGGTCCGCATGGGCAACGAGCGCGTCCGCGCTATGATGGAATCGGTCGCGGCAGGCTCCGAGGAGCTCAACGCCTCGGTGCGGGAGATCTCCGAGGCGATGACCAAATCGCGCGAGACCGCGATGAGCGCGGTGGATCAGGTCGCCTCCGCCGATGCGCAGGCGCAGCGCCTGACCGAGGCGGCGCAGGCGATGAGCGGCATCATCGAGATGATCAACAGCATCACGGGGCAGATCAATCTGCTCGCGCTCAACGCCACGATCGAATCGGCGCGCGCGGGTGAAGCCGGCCGCGGCTTTGCGGTGGTCGCCTCCGAAGTGAAGAGTCTCGCCAACCAGGCGCGACAGGCGACCGACAAGATCGGCCAGGAGATCGGCAGCCTCAACGGCATCTCCGGCGACGTCGTCAGTGCGCTCGGCTCGATCAAGCAGGCGATCAACAATGTCAGCGAATACGTGACATCGACTGCCGCCGCCGTCGAGGAGCAGAGCACGGTGACGAGCGAGATGTCGACCAGCATGCAGCGCGCTGCGGCGGAAGCCGCGGCGATCGCGGCGAGGGCGTAA
- the pcaG gene encoding protocatechuate 3,4-dioxygenase subunit alpha, giving the protein MQDSVKPDGITPSQTVGPFFKYGMTPTGEYAWNDAFTNSTLTPDVTGDRVRIEGRVFDGDGAIVPDAMLEIWQADAQGRFADPQDKRALPNASFRGFARCGTDKDGNYSFDTVKPGAVPDPDGKPQAPHIVLAVFARGMLRHLYTRIYFSDEAGNAADPVLGLVPAERRATLIAVREAGKAVYKLDLRLQGDNETVFFDV; this is encoded by the coding sequence GTGCAGGATTCTGTGAAGCCCGATGGGATCACGCCGTCGCAGACGGTCGGCCCGTTCTTCAAATACGGCATGACGCCGACCGGCGAATATGCCTGGAACGACGCCTTCACCAATTCGACGCTGACGCCTGACGTCACCGGCGATCGCGTCCGCATCGAGGGCCGGGTGTTCGACGGCGACGGTGCCATCGTGCCGGACGCCATGCTGGAGATCTGGCAGGCGGATGCGCAGGGCCGCTTCGCCGATCCGCAGGACAAGCGCGCATTGCCGAATGCGAGTTTCCGCGGCTTCGCCCGCTGCGGCACCGACAAGGACGGCAATTACTCCTTCGACACAGTCAAGCCGGGTGCGGTGCCGGATCCCGACGGCAAGCCGCAGGCGCCGCACATCGTTCTGGCGGTGTTCGCGCGCGGCATGCTGCGGCATCTTTATACCCGCATCTATTTCAGTGATGAAGCCGGCAACGCCGCCGATCCCGTGCTCGGATTGGTGCCGGCGGAGCGGCGCGCCACGCTGATCGCGGTGCGCGAGGCCGGCAAAGCGGTCTACAAGCTCGACCTGCGCCTGCAGGGCGACAACGAGACGGTGTTCTTCGACGTGTGA
- the mutS gene encoding DNA mismatch repair protein MutS — translation MTMQQPIPVPPPDETPAQPAEAAARVTPMMEQYLEIKAAHQGLLLFYRMGDFYELFFEDAEIASKTLGIVLTKRGKHQGNDIPMCGVPVERSEDYLHRLISAGHRVAVCEQTEDPAAAKARGNKSVVRRGVVRLVTPGTLTEDTLLDARANNYLLAIARARSSAGGDRFGLAWIDISTAEFTVTEVSGGELAATLARINPNEAIVTDALYSDNELGQTLRELPAVTPVTRDVFDGATAEKRLCDYFAVATMDGLAQLSRLEATAAAAAVTYVDRTQVGKHPPLSPPAREASGATMAIDPATRANLELTRTLAGERRGSLLDAIDCTVTSAGSRLLAQRLAAPLTDAPAIARRLDAVSAFVADSATREDIRSILRGAPDMSRALARLSVGRGGPRDLAGLRDGILAADQVLARLGELDQPPQEIAAVMAALKRPSRELAAEFASALDDQLPLIKRDGGFVRAGYEPALDEARNLRDASRLVVASMQARYADDTGVKGLKIRHNNVLGYFVEVTAQHGDKLMSAPFNATFIHRQTLAGQVRFTTSELGEIEAKIANAGDRALGLELEIFERLCAKALEISDDLRAAAQGFALLDVATSLAKLAVDENYVRPEVDGSLGFAIEAGRHPVVEQALKRNGEPFIANACDLSPSPAQKSGQLWLLTGPNMAGKSTFLRQNALIALLAQIGSFVPATRARIGIIDRLFSRVGAADDLARGRSTFMVEMVETAAILNQAGERALVILDEIGRGTATFDGLSIAWAAIEHLHESNRCRTLFATHYHELTALSAKLPRMFNATVRVKEWQGNVVFLHEVLPGSADRSYGIQVAKLAGLPPAVINRAKSVLAKLEAQDRGQTARALADDLPLFAVPSRAAAEAAPPTEAELLMDAVKALHPDEMSPREALDALYALKAKLPKQ, via the coding sequence ATGACCATGCAACAGCCCATCCCTGTACCGCCCCCCGATGAGACGCCCGCGCAGCCGGCGGAAGCCGCCGCGCGCGTCACGCCGATGATGGAACAGTACCTGGAGATCAAGGCCGCGCATCAGGGCCTGCTGCTGTTCTACCGGATGGGCGATTTCTACGAGCTGTTCTTCGAGGACGCGGAAATTGCCTCGAAGACGCTCGGCATCGTCTTGACCAAGCGCGGCAAGCATCAGGGCAACGATATCCCGATGTGTGGCGTGCCGGTCGAGCGCTCCGAGGATTATTTGCATCGCCTGATCAGCGCCGGCCACAGGGTCGCCGTGTGCGAGCAGACCGAGGATCCCGCCGCGGCCAAAGCGCGCGGCAACAAGAGCGTCGTCCGCCGCGGCGTGGTGCGGCTGGTCACGCCGGGCACGCTGACCGAGGACACGCTGCTCGACGCGCGCGCCAACAACTATCTGCTGGCGATCGCGCGGGCGCGCTCGTCGGCCGGCGGCGACCGCTTTGGTCTCGCCTGGATCGACATCTCGACCGCCGAATTCACGGTCACGGAGGTTTCGGGCGGTGAGCTTGCCGCGACGCTGGCGCGCATCAATCCCAACGAGGCGATCGTCACCGACGCGCTTTATAGCGATAACGAGCTCGGACAAACCTTGCGCGAGCTGCCGGCGGTGACGCCGGTGACCCGCGACGTCTTTGATGGCGCTACCGCCGAAAAGCGCCTCTGCGACTACTTTGCCGTCGCGACCATGGACGGGCTGGCGCAGCTCTCGCGGCTCGAGGCCACGGCCGCTGCCGCCGCCGTCACCTATGTCGACCGCACCCAGGTCGGCAAGCACCCGCCGCTGTCACCGCCCGCACGCGAAGCCTCGGGCGCGACCATGGCGATCGATCCCGCCACCCGGGCCAATCTCGAGCTGACGCGAACGCTCGCGGGCGAACGCCGCGGCTCGCTGCTCGATGCCATCGATTGCACGGTGACGTCGGCCGGTTCGCGCCTGCTGGCGCAACGGCTTGCAGCACCCTTGACCGATGCGCCGGCGATTGCGCGGCGGCTCGATGCCGTCAGCGCCTTCGTCGCGGATTCGGCCACGCGCGAGGACATCCGCAGCATTCTGCGCGGCGCGCCCGACATGTCGCGTGCGCTCGCCCGTCTCTCGGTCGGCCGCGGCGGACCGCGCGATCTCGCCGGCCTGCGCGACGGCATCCTCGCCGCCGACCAGGTGCTGGCGCGGCTCGGCGAGCTCGACCAGCCGCCACAGGAAATTGCAGCGGTGATGGCGGCGCTGAAGCGTCCCTCGCGCGAACTCGCGGCCGAATTCGCCAGCGCGCTGGACGATCAACTGCCGCTGATCAAGCGCGACGGAGGCTTCGTTCGTGCCGGCTATGAGCCGGCGCTCGACGAAGCCCGGAACCTTCGCGACGCCTCGCGCCTGGTCGTGGCCTCGATGCAGGCGCGCTACGCCGACGACACCGGCGTCAAGGGCCTCAAGATCCGCCACAACAACGTGCTCGGCTATTTCGTCGAGGTCACCGCGCAGCATGGCGACAAGCTGATGTCGGCGCCGTTCAACGCGACCTTCATCCATCGCCAGACGCTGGCGGGCCAGGTGCGCTTCACGACGTCGGAGCTCGGCGAGATCGAGGCCAAGATCGCCAATGCCGGCGACCGCGCGTTGGGACTCGAGCTCGAAATCTTCGAACGGCTCTGCGCCAAGGCGCTCGAGATCAGCGACGATCTGCGCGCCGCGGCGCAAGGCTTTGCGCTGCTCGACGTTGCGACGTCGCTGGCCAAGCTCGCCGTCGACGAGAACTACGTGCGGCCCGAGGTCGACGGTTCGCTCGGCTTTGCGATCGAGGCCGGCCGCCACCCCGTGGTCGAGCAGGCTTTGAAGCGCAATGGCGAGCCGTTCATCGCCAATGCCTGCGATCTCTCGCCAAGCCCGGCACAAAAGTCCGGCCAGCTCTGGCTGCTTACAGGTCCGAACATGGCGGGTAAGTCGACCTTCCTGCGCCAGAACGCATTGATTGCGCTGCTGGCGCAGATCGGCAGTTTCGTGCCGGCCACGCGGGCACGGATCGGCATCATCGACCGGCTGTTCTCGCGCGTCGGCGCCGCCGACGATCTCGCCCGCGGCCGCTCCACCTTCATGGTGGAGATGGTCGAAACGGCTGCGATCCTCAACCAGGCCGGCGAACGCGCGCTGGTGATCCTCGACGAGATCGGCCGCGGCACCGCGACCTTCGACGGTCTCTCGATCGCCTGGGCCGCGATCGAGCATCTGCACGAAAGCAACCGCTGCCGCACGCTTTTTGCAACCCACTACCACGAGCTGACCGCGCTCTCGGCAAAGCTGCCGCGCATGTTCAACGCGACCGTGCGGGTGAAGGAGTGGCAGGGCAACGTCGTGTTCTTGCACGAGGTGCTGCCGGGCTCGGCCGACCGCTCCTACGGCATCCAGGTCGCCAAACTCGCCGGCCTGCCGCCGGCCGTGATCAATCGCGCCAAATCGGTGCTGGCAAAACTCGAAGCCCAGGACCGCGGCCAGACCGCCCGCGCGCTGGCCGACGATCTCCCGCTGTTCGCGGTGCCATCGCGCGCCGCCGCAGAAGCCGCGCCGCCGACCGAGGCCGAACTGCTGATGGACGCGGTGAAAGCGCTGCACCCCGACGAGATGTCGCCGCGCGAGGCGCTCGATGCGCTCTATGCGTTGAAGGCCAAGCTGCCGAAGCAGTGA
- a CDS encoding dioxygenase has product MIIEREQDITAAALEVMERTSDPRMRQIMVSLVKHLHGFVRDVRLTEKEFRDATAVIAELGKLTTDTHNEVVLMAGSLGVSPLVCLLNNGDHGNTETDQSLLGPFWRLNSPRVENGGSIVRSETPGAPLFVNGRVVDKDGRPVAGAEVDVWHASPVGLYENQDPEQADMNLRGKFTTDADGRFAFRSVMMVGYPIPTNGVVGRLLEEQSRHPYRPAHLHALIFKPGFKVLISQVYDPNDPHIDSDVQFGVTKALIGKFVRHETPHPTANDISAPWYSLDHTYRLEAGEAVLPRAPIK; this is encoded by the coding sequence ATGATCATCGAGCGCGAGCAGGATATCACGGCCGCCGCACTTGAGGTGATGGAGCGGACGTCCGATCCGCGGATGCGGCAGATCATGGTCTCGCTGGTCAAGCATCTGCACGGCTTCGTCCGCGACGTGCGCCTGACCGAGAAGGAATTCCGCGACGCCACGGCCGTCATCGCCGAGCTCGGCAAGCTGACCACCGACACGCACAACGAGGTCGTGCTGATGGCGGGCTCGCTTGGCGTCTCACCGCTGGTGTGCCTCCTCAACAACGGCGATCACGGCAATACTGAAACCGATCAGTCGCTGCTCGGACCGTTCTGGCGGCTGAACTCGCCGCGGGTGGAGAATGGCGGATCGATCGTTCGGTCCGAGACACCTGGCGCGCCGCTGTTCGTCAATGGCCGTGTCGTCGACAAGGACGGCCGCCCCGTCGCGGGCGCGGAGGTTGATGTCTGGCATGCCTCGCCGGTCGGGCTCTATGAGAACCAGGACCCTGAGCAGGCCGACATGAACCTGCGCGGCAAGTTCACGACCGATGCCGACGGGCGCTTTGCCTTTCGCTCGGTGATGATGGTGGGTTACCCCATTCCGACAAACGGTGTGGTCGGCCGCCTCCTGGAGGAGCAGAGCCGGCACCCCTATCGCCCCGCGCATCTGCACGCCCTGATCTTCAAGCCGGGATTCAAGGTGCTGATCTCGCAGGTCTACGATCCCAATGACCCTCATATCGACAGCGACGTGCAGTTCGGCGTGACAAAGGCGCTGATCGGCAAGTTCGTGCGCCACGAGACGCCGCATCCGACCGCGAATGACATCTCTGCGCCCTGGTATTCGCTCGACCATACCTACCGGCTCGAGGCCGGGGAGGCCGTGCTGCCGCGTGCGCCGATCAAGTAA
- the pcaF gene encoding 3-oxoadipyl-CoA thiolase, with the protein MRDVFICDAVRTPIGRFGGSLAKVRADDLAAAPIKALMAKHPNLDWAQVDEVFFGCANQAGEDNRNVARMALLLAGLPDSVPGQTLNRLCASGLDAVGAAGRAIRSGEIEFAIAGGVESMTRAPFVMGKAQEAFSRSAEIFDTTIGWRFINPLLKAQYGVDAMPETGENVAEEFQVSRADQDAFAIRSQQRAGKAIAAGYFAEEITPITIPGGKAGPVTIDKDEHPRPETTLEGLAKLKPIVRNPGTVTAGNASGVNDGAAAMILASEAAVKKHGLTPRARILGLASAGVPPRIMGIGPVPATRKLMERLGKKITDFDLIELNEAFASQGIACMRQLGVADDADFVNPHGGAIALGHPLGMSGARLALTAVHGMEKRGGKLALATMCVGVGQGVAVAIEKLN; encoded by the coding sequence ATGCGTGACGTCTTTATCTGCGATGCCGTGCGGACCCCGATCGGCCGTTTCGGCGGCTCGCTCGCCAAGGTGCGCGCCGACGATCTCGCCGCCGCCCCGATCAAGGCGCTGATGGCCAAGCACCCCAATCTCGACTGGGCGCAGGTGGACGAAGTCTTCTTTGGCTGCGCCAACCAGGCCGGCGAGGACAACCGCAACGTCGCGCGCATGGCGCTGCTGCTCGCGGGGCTCCCGGACTCGGTTCCCGGCCAGACCCTGAACCGGCTCTGCGCCTCCGGCCTCGATGCAGTCGGTGCTGCCGGCCGCGCCATCCGCTCCGGCGAGATCGAATTTGCGATCGCCGGCGGCGTCGAATCCATGACGCGCGCGCCGTTCGTGATGGGCAAGGCGCAGGAAGCCTTCTCGCGCTCGGCCGAGATCTTCGACACCACCATCGGCTGGCGCTTCATTAATCCGCTGCTCAAGGCACAGTATGGCGTCGATGCGATGCCGGAGACGGGCGAGAACGTCGCCGAGGAATTCCAGGTCTCCCGCGCAGACCAGGATGCCTTCGCGATCCGCTCGCAGCAGCGTGCGGGTAAGGCGATCGCAGCCGGCTATTTCGCGGAAGAAATCACCCCGATCACCATTCCCGGCGGCAAGGCCGGCCCGGTCACGATCGACAAGGACGAGCATCCGCGTCCCGAAACGACGCTGGAAGGTTTGGCAAAACTGAAGCCGATCGTGCGCAATCCCGGCACGGTGACGGCCGGCAATGCCTCCGGCGTCAATGACGGCGCGGCCGCGATGATCCTGGCCTCTGAGGCCGCCGTGAAGAAGCATGGCCTCACGCCGCGCGCCCGCATCCTCGGCCTCGCCTCGGCCGGCGTGCCGCCGCGCATCATGGGCATCGGCCCCGTGCCCGCGACCCGCAAGCTGATGGAACGTCTGGGCAAGAAGATTACTGATTTCGACCTGATCGAACTCAATGAAGCCTTCGCCTCGCAGGGCATCGCCTGCATGCGCCAGCTCGGCGTTGCCGATGATGCCGATTTCGTCAATCCGCATGGCGGCGCCATCGCGCTCGGCCATCCCCTCGGCATGAGCGGCGCGCGCCTCGCGCTCACCGCCGTCCACGGCATGGAGAAGCGCGGCGGCAAGCTCGCGCTCGCCACCATGTGCGTCGGTGTCGGCCAGGGCGTTGCCGTTGCGATCGAGAAGCTGAACTGA
- a CDS encoding OsmC family protein, which yields MDAAELRQMQAPIKERYKTDPKTAMITLKAKGSTDSEGIACKVETGRAIAMAGLHPATGGSGLELCSGDMLLEALVACAGVTLKSVATAIEVPLKTGNVYAEGDLDFRGTLGVDKETPVGFAEIRLRFEVDTPAPQDKLDLLLKLTERYCVVYQTIKNGPKVSVSMQRM from the coding sequence ATGGACGCCGCAGAACTGCGCCAGATGCAGGCCCCGATCAAGGAACGCTACAAGACCGATCCCAAGACCGCGATGATCACGCTGAAGGCCAAGGGCTCGACCGACAGCGAAGGCATCGCCTGCAAGGTCGAGACCGGCCGCGCCATCGCGATGGCAGGCCTCCATCCCGCCACCGGCGGCTCCGGCCTCGAGCTCTGCTCGGGCGACATGCTGCTCGAAGCGCTGGTCGCCTGCGCCGGCGTCACGCTGAAGTCGGTCGCGACCGCGATCGAGGTCCCGCTCAAGACCGGTAACGTCTACGCCGAGGGCGATCTCGATTTCCGCGGCACGCTCGGTGTCGACAAGGAGACGCCGGTCGGCTTCGCCGAGATCCGCCTGCGCTTCGAGGTCGACACACCGGCGCCGCAGGACAAGCTCGATCTGCTGCTCAAGCTCACCGAGCGCTATTGCGTGGTCTATCAGACCATCAAGAACGGCCCGAAGGTTTCGGTGTCGATGCAACGGATGTGA
- the pcaH gene encoding protocatechuate 3,4-dioxygenase subunit beta yields MTFIYPTDSNKAHPLPLSPDYKSSIKRAPNKPLIPMRHTLSELTGPVYGHETVRDGDNDLTTQHTGEPLGERIIVHGHVRDEDGRGVPNSLVEIWQANACGRYVHVRDQHPAPLDPNFTGAGRTQSDASGYYRFVTIKPGAYPWGNHHNAWRPAHIHLSVFGHSFVTRLVTQMYFPGDPLFPFDPIFNSVPDEKARMRMVSSFDLENTKPEWALCYRFDIVLRGENATPMETK; encoded by the coding sequence ATGACATTCATCTATCCCACCGACAGCAACAAGGCGCATCCGCTGCCGCTGTCGCCCGACTACAAGAGCTCGATCAAGCGCGCGCCGAACAAGCCCCTGATCCCGATGCGCCACACACTGTCGGAACTGACCGGCCCGGTCTACGGCCATGAGACCGTGCGCGACGGCGACAATGACCTCACCACCCAGCACACAGGCGAGCCGCTCGGCGAACGCATCATCGTGCACGGCCATGTCCGTGACGAGGATGGCCGCGGCGTCCCGAACTCGCTGGTCGAGATCTGGCAGGCCAATGCCTGCGGCCGCTACGTCCATGTCCGTGATCAGCATCCGGCGCCGCTGGATCCGAATTTTACCGGCGCGGGCCGCACCCAGAGCGATGCATCCGGCTATTACCGCTTCGTCACCATCAAGCCCGGCGCCTATCCCTGGGGCAATCACCACAACGCCTGGCGCCCCGCCCACATCCATCTCTCGGTGTTCGGCCATTCCTTCGTCACCCGCCTCGTGACGCAGATGTATTTCCCGGGTGACCCGCTGTTCCCGTTCGATCCGATCTTCAACTCGGTGCCGGACGAGAAGGCGCGGATGCGCATGGTGTCGTCGTTCGACCTGGAGAATACCAAGCCCGAATGGGCGCTGTGCTATCGCTTCGACATCGTGCTGCGCGGCGAGAACGCCACCCCCATGGAGACCAAGTAA